One window of Myxococcus fulvus genomic DNA carries:
- a CDS encoding polyketide synthase dehydratase domain-containing protein, producing the protein MSAHGPTLGEVSATDGSWRFERGVDIRTDPYLLDHVVEGAPVFPAAYLVGLMTQAAHRMQPERQVLGVRDVRFVQAARFKDTRALQFSVTAEAAEANRVTVGISSSMAPPREGFPRIHRTHASGEVRMGERVESLARFRPLDFTGAESYEALYRLPREIQHGPTFLAGLRYRRPAQDQLLAVVAPPGRSASGWQEDPRAPGWPAALLNAILHVAFSLGVLCRERTVLPLELASGELHAIPRGEVQVFARRTSAHDDLQTFHVVAWDAQGRRVALFRGFSVREVP; encoded by the coding sequence ATGAGCGCGCATGGGCCGACGCTGGGTGAGGTGAGCGCCACGGACGGGAGCTGGCGCTTCGAGCGCGGGGTCGACATCCGCACGGACCCCTATCTCCTGGACCATGTCGTCGAAGGCGCACCAGTGTTCCCCGCAGCGTATCTGGTGGGGCTGATGACGCAGGCGGCGCACCGGATGCAACCGGAGCGGCAGGTGCTCGGCGTGCGCGACGTGCGCTTCGTGCAGGCGGCGCGCTTCAAGGACACCCGGGCGCTCCAGTTCTCCGTCACGGCGGAGGCCGCGGAGGCGAATCGGGTCACGGTGGGCATCTCCTCCAGCATGGCCCCGCCTCGCGAGGGCTTCCCTCGCATCCACAGGACGCATGCCTCGGGCGAGGTGCGGATGGGGGAGCGCGTCGAGTCGCTCGCGCGCTTCCGGCCCTTGGACTTCACGGGGGCGGAGAGCTACGAGGCGCTGTACCGGCTGCCTCGTGAGATTCAGCACGGGCCCACGTTCCTGGCGGGCCTGCGGTATCGGCGTCCCGCGCAAGACCAGCTCCTCGCCGTGGTCGCGCCGCCGGGCCGCTCCGCGTCCGGATGGCAGGAGGACCCGAGGGCGCCGGGTTGGCCCGCGGCCCTGCTCAACGCCATCCTGCACGTCGCGTTCTCGTTGGGTGTGCTGTGCCGCGAGCGGACGGTGCTCCCGTTGGAGCTCGCGTCCGGTGAGCTGCACGCGATTCCGCGCGGAGAGGTCCAGGTGTTCGCGCGGAGGACCTCGGCCCACGATGACCTGCAGACCTTCCACGTCGTCGCGTGGGACGCGCAGGGACGGCGGGTCGCCCTCTTCCGCGGGTTCTCCGTGCGGGAGGTGCCATGA
- a CDS encoding 4'-phosphopantetheinyl transferase family protein, producing MTLPDLDWEPASGPVAVVLPGGQRVTLMVVPLEHVRRAWPARTDGLISRVLTPAELAVSGMHSVLARRVAHLAGRVAAKLALCAHLDAQGHGVSPQDVGVTQMLAGPEQGRPVAQLPPGVPACDVSITHSRELAMAVVTSHGRVGLDLEHIVPRGAAFQDEVFTRDERTWLEARARLWQRSPDALWNLGWCLKEALVKCTGQGLRAALQQVTFSGWREAEVGDLRLAPLTGGPDALVRSIQLDLPGRREQAVSGVLVAGQGYALAVLHDTREDWRRVGQGWRLAPGVAST from the coding sequence GTGACGCTCCCTGACCTCGACTGGGAGCCCGCCAGCGGCCCCGTCGCCGTGGTGCTGCCGGGTGGGCAGCGCGTCACGTTGATGGTGGTGCCGCTGGAGCACGTGCGCCGTGCCTGGCCCGCGCGGACCGATGGGCTCATCTCGCGCGTCCTCACTCCGGCGGAGCTGGCGGTGAGCGGGATGCATTCGGTGCTCGCGCGGCGGGTGGCGCACCTGGCGGGCCGCGTCGCCGCGAAGCTGGCGCTGTGCGCGCACCTGGACGCGCAGGGGCACGGCGTGTCGCCCCAGGACGTGGGCGTCACGCAGATGCTGGCAGGACCGGAGCAGGGGCGCCCCGTGGCGCAGCTTCCCCCCGGTGTGCCCGCGTGTGATGTGTCCATCACCCACTCGCGCGAGCTCGCGATGGCGGTGGTGACGAGCCATGGCCGCGTGGGATTGGACCTGGAGCACATCGTGCCTCGCGGCGCGGCGTTCCAGGACGAGGTGTTCACCCGGGATGAGCGCACGTGGCTCGAGGCGCGAGCCCGGCTCTGGCAGCGGTCACCGGATGCGCTGTGGAACCTGGGCTGGTGCCTCAAGGAGGCCCTGGTGAAGTGCACGGGGCAGGGGCTGAGGGCCGCGCTGCAGCAGGTGACGTTCTCGGGCTGGAGGGAGGCCGAGGTGGGGGACCTCCGGCTCGCGCCGCTGACGGGCGGGCCGGATGCGCTCGTCCGCTCCATCCAGTTGGACCTCCCGGGGCGCCGGGAGCAGGCGGTCTCCGGAGTGCTCGTGGCGGGGCAGGGCTATGCGCTGGCGGTCCTCCACGACACGCGCGAGGACTGGCGTCGGGTGGGGCAGGGGTGGCGATTGGCCCCGGGAGTGGCCTCGACATGA